The DNA region gatagatagatagatagagaAGTGATTGAAGAAGAGGGGGCTTGAGATATAGATTCAGATAGACCTAGTGAAGAAATGCCTTTAACTACTACGTACACGTGACATTGATTTTTAGACTCAAATTCGTCTAAGCATAAATTCTAACAGTGGTAAACAATGCTTGCCGCTTGCTTAATGCGATTGTCAatcgatttttgtttatttgctaTATACGCCTCATGGATACCCTATGTACAGGGAAATCTCCGTTCATTCCTCGTCGATCGGTGTCTACGATGGTGCGGTTATGGTTGATGAGGCGACGGTGGCCAGGTGACCGGCTCCAGCCTGGTGGTTCAGCTGGTGCTTCTGATCCGGCTCCTGGACGCGGTGCGTCTTCATGTGCGCACTGCGACTCTTCACCTTATTGAAGACTCTGGtgggcgaaaaaaaagaacagaagaCGGGGGCATCATGAGAACACATGGGTCTGCAGCACCAGTTTCGATATCTACTATCTAAAATGCAGATTATGCAGACTAGGCGGATTAATTGAACATTTAGATATTGGATATAATGGAAGCACATAGAGTACACATTGTATAGCACATGCATAGATATAGCTGGGTAAAGATTCATGCGGAGATACGAAGGAGACTTTAAGCGTACTTTTTCACTTCTTCTTACTTAGCCTTGTGTGGAGTTTAAATTTGCTTTGTTGTTACAAATAACTATGGAAAATAGAGAGCTTATGTTCGGGAACAAATAAGGAAACAAATAAGTTAAGATAAGtgattaaatacatatacatatatcgagGGAACGAAAGAGTTAAGAATGTGCGCTTGAATGATACAGCCGCTCTAGGCTTGTGATCTCTGTATTATgatggttttcttttctttttttttgggtatcCATAACCAGATCAGATTTAGATCACTTCGAAGGCCAGCTGTTCCAATATACATATGACAGATCTGAGAGGATGGttctttaatatttacataagTTATCAAAGGCGTTTGGCGCTGTGAGTAGGATTAAGTCGAAGACAAATACAATAATACACGAAATTAGAGAACAGAGACCAGGTGAATGGAGTGTTggaacggaaacggaaacggaagaGGGTTATCGAAATGAACCGAAaggcggaaacggaaatcgAAGGCCTCCTACTTACCGAGCGTTTGACCAGCGAGCTGTACGTGTGGACTTGTGGAGCTGATATCAGTTACGGTTACGTCTATTTGCGAGTTGTGACTCTTCgctttaaaattgcaattgcgATTTATTGATTGTATTCgttatttgatttgatttcgttttggtttgtttggttttggtttgatttgatttgattggaTTTGATTGGATTTGATATTGGGATTTCGCATCATGGAACAATACaatacaacaacaataacaacagttAATATCGCTTGACGAAAACTCTAACTAAATGGCATAGTAGAAATCGGAAAGTGACATACGAATGGAACCAAAGAATCACCAGAGGTATCTACTCACAACTGAACTGAAAGTCATAAAAGGGAGTTGAAAGTGGGTAGCGATATAACAACTGAGGAACTCTTCgataaatcaaaaaataagTACAGTGAACTCAAGATCTATTAACCAAGAACTCGTATATACGGCATACGATACACAAGTCAGTTTTAGGGTACAGCGTGCGTTTACGATCTCAACTCAAGTCAATTACGGGCACTCAAATCACTTGCGGATTTTCGAATTCTCATACGGATTTCACGTGTTTTTGGTTTATGCTTTttttgtggtggtggtggtggtggtgatggtggaaATTGCTTTGGGGGAATCTTACTTGCCGCACACCTTGCAGGGGAACTCGCCCTCCTTGGCAATTGCTATGTTCGTGGCACTGCCCATGCCCGCCTCCAATTTGGGCGTGGTCGAAAGCGCAGACGTTGCTATAGCCGCATTCGCATGGCCACTGCAGTTGCTGCCGCCTTGGggcatgttgctgctgtgtgcagctgcagctgcagcggcatTGCTGCTGgcattgttgccgctgctgctgttgccgctgctcaGTGTTGCGCATGcgtagctgctgctgctgttgttgccgccagagccactgccactgcttgCAGCGccatgttgcatgttgctgctgctgccggtgttgctgctgctgctgctgttgttgttgttgttgttggtgttgctgctggcacTGCGACCGTAAGCGTGTATGCGGACATGGCCGTGCAGCGCCGCCTTCGAACTGAAGCTCTACATTCGGCGCAGGCGCAGGCGGGAATGGGCAAGATATGTGGATTGATTTGATATTGACATTCGAGCGTTATGTACAGGAAAGAGAGTAAACAGAAAGAGCCAGTGAGGTGAGGTGGGGCGTTAACGTTCGGTTTTTGGGGGAGCTGCAGTACGTGCATTGGGGGCAGTGGGGCAGTGGGGcatgcggctgctgctgctgctggctgctgcaTCTGAGAGCCTAGAACTTACCGCTGAACAGTCGGCGATCTCGCAGACATAGGGCTTCTCCACCGCGGGTGCGATTACCACCACGGGCTCCATCTTCAAGTGCGTCACCTTGTAGTCCACGCACAGCTTCTTCCAGAAGTAGTACATCTGCACACATTCGCCGGAGGATTTTGTCTGCAGCTGCAGGGGAGTAATGCAGTTATGAAAGCCATTCGAATTGTGGTAATCAAAAGGGAACCTACCTCACTGGCGATCTTGCCAAAGTCCTTGCCATTCTTCTCCAATCCGCGCAGGAACTGCTCCAGCTCGTAGGCGGTCCACTTCATCTGGAAGGCGCCGGACTGCGTTTGGAGTAGACTGAGCACAGCCGCCGCCGAGTTTCCTTTGGCCCGCAGCAGCGTTTGGAGTGCCACCTCCTCGGAATGACTGCCCATGGGCACGGCCGACGACTTGCTGAGATCAATGTAGCGCATCAGTATCTTCTCGTCCTCCTGCACCTCGGGATTCCACATCAACTCGGCGGCCGCAGACTCGCGCGATGCCTCCTCCAGCGGCCGACAGCTGGGTATCTGCGCCTGGTAGGTGGAGCCCAAGTTCACCTTGGACTCATCCGAGAAGTCCACCAAGCCCACCGAGTCCCCGAAGTCATCGTCGAAGGCGTCGAACAAGCCCTGACCCAGTTGCTTGCGCACATTGCAGTAGAGGCCAGTGCCCTTGCGATCCGGATTGAGGATGGGTGCGGGCGTATAGTGGGTACGCGATGGTTTGCGCAGCTTGGAACGGTGCGGTGACAGGGTGTGGAACTTGGAGAACTTGTGCGTCTCCTGGGGCGCATTGGAGCGCAGGCGGCGCTTCAGAATGGAATTGGTTTGGTTGGACAACGGCTGCAGATTAGCCACACTCGGCGGATTTGGCACGAGTGCCGCCAGGGATTTGTGGGCTGTCATGGTTGTCGTGTTGCCACAGGCGAACAACAGGCCCGTATCGATCTGTCCCTGATTGGCATTCATTTGACAATCGGTGGTGAGCAGAGATTCGTTGCCTCCGGCGGCGGCGCTGCCATTGGATGTGGTTGCCCCACCGTAGAGCAGTGGTTGCAGCAGGCTGTTGAGGGGCTGCATCCCCATGCCGCCCTGGCTGCCATCAATGTATTGTGTTTGGCTGGTAACTTGGGTGAATCCATGCCCACCCACCAGGGGCAGCATGAAATCACCCTGCTGCTGACCCACCGCCGGCAGGGATTCCGCTTGATTGAGTGCCTgctgcggcagcagcaactgttgatgctgctgctgctgctgttgttcctgctgcgttggctgctcctgctgggattgctgctgctggagtggctcttgctgctgctgcggatgctgctgctgctgctgctgctgctgctcctgctgctggtagATATTGTGGTTGTCCTGAAGCGACTGCTCCATGGGCTGCTGCATGCTGGTGGTCTGCATGGCCAACTGCTGTCGTTGCTGGCCAAACTCCCGGGGCGAGGAGGAGAGCAGCGGGTCCTCCGAATTGGGCATCATCTGGGATTGCAGGCCCAAGCCAGGCAAATAGTAGAGATCGATGATGTTCTCGCCCTGCTGCTCGCTGctcagctgcagctgcatatTCTCATCGGGCAGGACTTCTCGCAGCACCTGCTTCACATCCTCCGCGGAGCCAATGCCGCTGGTGAAGAAGGATTCCGAGAGCGGTGAGGTGGCGTTCCTCGAGTCATTGAGAAACTCCTGATCCTCGTCCAAAAACGACAGATTAGTCTCGGCAAACTCCCGCAGATCGCACTCCGTGTCATCATCTGTGCCATTCAGCAGGTCCTCCACTTTGATCGAGGGATCGAAGCTGCTCTCCTCCAGCACGGATTTCAGTTTCAGGATCTTCTCGTTGTCGTGCTCATTCAGCTGTTCAATGGTGGCCTCCCCCTCATCCGTTTTGAAGTAGATGTGCGAGAAGTCCGTCTTGTCGCCGAAGAAGGTGTTACTGGCGTCCACAAACTGGGCAGCCGCATCCTCGATGAACGGCGAACTCTGCGCCATATTCTCGTGGCTCGATGGCGGAGTGGGATAGGCCAGTGGCGAGTGGAGCGGCGAGGCCAGGACGCCACCACCACTTCCACGCATGCTGGCTATCGCCTGGATCTGCGAACTGTTCTGCATGATCAGCTCCTTGGAATGGAATTGCTGGAAGGTGGGCAACGGCGTGGTGTTGGCGCCGGACACGCTTCCCGATCCGGAGTTGGCCTGCCCATTTTCCGGCTCCAGTTTCACCAGCTGGGTGTGCGCACTATCGCCGGCCTCGCTGAGCAGGGCAAAGTCCTCGGAATGTTCGCTCTTGATCTCCTCGTCGTTGAGCAGCTCCATGGAGTCCACCGTCTGCAGCAGCATCTCGGTGTCCGAAACGTTGTAGACCTCGGCATCGTCAAAGAGATCGGTGCCATCACTGGTGTAGGTAACCGTGTAGACTCCACCACCCCCGCTCGTGATCACGCCACCCGATCCGCTGGAGTTGCCTCCACCTCCGGTGACCTCCTGATTGGGCGCAATGGTCAGGGAAAGCGGCGTGCCATCGGCCAGCGAAAGATTGCCCGAGGAGCAGGTGCCACTACCGGTCATATTGCTCTTGACCAGACTGCTCAAGCTGCTCAGCTTGCTCTTGGTGGACACCACCTGGACATCGGAGGGTATGATCACGGTGCGATTGTTGTTGGTGATGATCTGACGGCCCACCGTCTGCACTCCTCCGCCGGCACCGATGGTGGTCAGCTCGGTGACAGCACCCACTGCATTTGTAGCCGCTCCGCTGGAGGTCATCATTATACTGGATCCTGTCTGGCCATGGGATTGGCTCTTTTTCGAAGTGACCGCAATGCGAGTGCCGCGTTTCAGCAGCTCAATGAGTGTGGAGTCCTTGGGATCCGTGTTGGTAGCGGTGGAGATGCCACTGATGGTGCCACCCGCTTTCAGCGCGGTTAGAGCACTCATCGTCGTGGTGGTGGGTACATTGTTGGTGGTTATCGTGATCGTGTTGGTGCCACTGCCCAGGTTCAGCGTCTTCGCCTGCTTCTGACCGCCGCTGAAGATCTCGATGCTCTGCGGCAGGCCAATCTGCTGGATACTGAGGCCATTGCTGCTCTTGATGGTGGTGGCCGCCGGGAGAACCGCTGTGGTGGTGCCCGTGGTGGTGGTCATCGTCTGGGTGTGACTGCTGGTGCTCGTCTTTGGGTTGAGGAAGCTCTCCAGGTCGCTGATCGATCGACGcagggtggtggtggtgccacTGCTGTGCGGTGGTGCCGGAACCACAAAGGAGCCCTGCAAAAGATTTGTGAAAGGTGAGACATCTTAACCCCTCGTCTTTGTTCCTTGAACCCACCTTAGTCATGTCCTTGCGCTTGCTGATGATCTTCTCCTCGATGAGGGCGCGCACGCCAATGCTCGCCGTCTGCAGGGGCGGACCACTGGAGTCCTTCTTCTCGCTGCGCTTGGTTTCCGGATCCTTCTTGTAGTAGCCGCCATGCAGACGCATGTGCCCATTGAGGGCGGGTATGTTTTTGAACTTGCGGTGACAGAGATTGCACTCCACGGGCTTGTCGAGCTTCACGATGTTGAGCAGGTGGGGATTCATGTTGCCCACTAGCTGTGGGctcagctcctcctccttgacCTCCACGGGTGAGTTGGAGGAGGGAGTGAGGAGCTCAGAGTTGTCCTCGACGGTGACAGTCACATTCTGTGCACTATTTAGCTGTAGATAGTAAAGGGTGATATTAAGACATGCTCTTAAATACTTTTGTTTGTATAAAATGCACCTACCAATTGCATGTTCCAGGTGCGCGGTCTGTTCTGCGATGGCGACGAGTTGGTGTTGATCTTGTAGGAACTGACGCTGGTGGGCGAGGAGA from Drosophila santomea strain STO CAGO 1482 chromosome 3R, Prin_Dsan_1.1, whole genome shotgun sequence includes:
- the LOC120451012 gene encoding mucin-5AC isoform X1, giving the protein MCSASVGTEGSVTLQLRDANALEAAATKTAAAATSTTSPDGAASAPASTLENALTIGYPDPEMLADVLGTIQTASLKNNNSITAATSSNSSTKSTSSNHLTNPNKITITRRSVQSVSTSTHSSSISSCSSSSSNSGKSNTSYIKNCLIRSSSCSNTVTNVTTLAQIMSNSSTSSAASLLNQHNNNSNCSNSSNFSTASSVGSSISVGSSNSSNHSNSNSSSSNCSNGSNSNSNDSNSSSGGGHRLSFKGTGRHVPTSGLGSSSAASSTSTSGTASGIGGIGGIISVEAPRKNRPKLSSPTRHGPQQCQICCKIFGNASALAKHKLTHSDERKYICALCSKAFKRQDHLNGHMMTHRNKKPYECKADGCGKSYCDARSLRRHSENHHAGGAATPTTSQSLSPTASSSGTSNSSGAGVATSSLSLSPATASGDASSPDGATCIRTYISTGSSVVDAATGIALSDEQIKAMNLPIKTGVTLLSPTTSTSSNASSSASSASSSLSSTGSGSGSGSGSGSGSVSGTGSGCGSVSMAPSPSSGSVITASSPTITLSDGMSLEGEGLTREQLDLISKIMQQTKQTSAQVTVSSPTSVSSYKINTNSSPSQNRPRTWNMQLLNSAQNVTVTVEDNSELLTPSSNSPVEVKEEELSPQLVGNMNPHLLNIVKLDKPVECNLCHRKFKNIPALNGHMRLHGGYYKKDPETKRSEKKDSSGPPLQTASIGVRALIEEKIISKRKDMTKGSFVVPAPPHSSGTTTTLRRSISDLESFLNPKTSTSSHTQTMTTTTGTTTAVLPAATTIKSSNGLSIQQIGLPQSIEIFSGGQKQAKTLNLGSGTNTITITTNNVPTTTTMSALTALKAGGTISGISTATNTDPKDSTLIELLKRGTRIAVTSKKSQSHGQTGSSIMMTSSGAATNAVGAVTELTTIGAGGGVQTVGRQIITNNNRTVIIPSDVQVVSTKSKLSSLSSLVKSNMTGSGTCSSGNLSLADGTPLSLTIAPNQEVTGGGGNSSGSGGVITSGGGGVYTVTYTSDGTDLFDDAEVYNVSDTEMLLQTVDSMELLNDEEIKSEHSEDFALLSEAGDSAHTQLVKLEPENGQANSGSGSVSGANTTPLPTFQQFHSKELIMQNSSQIQAIASMRGSGGGVLASPLHSPLAYPTPPSSHENMAQSSPFIEDAAAQFVDASNTFFGDKTDFSHIYFKTDEGEATIEQLNEHDNEKILKLKSVLEESSFDPSIKVEDLLNGTDDDTECDLREFAETNLSFLDEDQEFLNDSRNATSPLSESFFTSGIGSAEDVKQVLREVLPDENMQLQLSSEQQGENIIDLYYLPGLGLQSQMMPNSEDPLLSSSPREFGQQRQQLAMQTTSMQQPMEQSLQDNHNIYQQQEQQQQQQQQHPQQQQEPLQQQQSQQEQPTQQEQQQQQQHQQLLLPQQALNQAESLPAVGQQQGDFMLPLVGGHGFTQVTSQTQYIDGSQGGMGMQPLNSLLQPLLYGGATTSNGSAAAGGNESLLTTDCQMNANQGQIDTGLLFACGNTTTMTAHKSLAALVPNPPSVANLQPLSNQTNSILKRRLRSNAPQETHKFSKFHTLSPHRSKLRKPSRTHYTPAPILNPDRKGTGLYCNVRKQLGQGLFDAFDDDFGDSVGLVDFSDESKVNLGSTYQAQIPSCRPLEEASRESAAAELMWNPEVQEDEKILMRYIDLSKSSAVPMGSHSEEVALQTLLRAKGNSAAAVLSLLQTQSGAFQMKWTAYELEQFLRGLEKNGKDFGKIASELQTKSSGECVQMYYFWKKLCVDYKVTHLKMEPVVVIAPAVEKPYVCEIADCSASFSSKAALHGHVRIHAYGRSASSNTNNNNNNSSSSSNTGSSSNMQHGAASSGSGSGGNNSSSSYACATLSSGNSSSGNNASSNAAAAAAAHSSNMPQGGSNCSGHANAAIATSALSTTPKLEAGMGSATNIAIAKEGEFPCKVCGKVFNKVKSRSAHMKTHRVQEPDQKHQLNHQAGAGHLATVASSTITAPS
- the LOC120451012 gene encoding mucin-5AC isoform X4, which produces MAAINTVPKSIHLPLTTLSSAPRVLMCSASVGTEGSVTLQLRDANALEAAATKTAAAATSTTSPDGAASAPASTLENALTIGYPDPEMLADVLGTIQTASLKNNNSITAATSSNSSTKSTSSNHLTNPNKITITRRSVQSVSTSTHSSSISSCSSSSSNSGKSNTSYIKNCLIRSSSCSNTVTNVTTLAQIMSNSSTSSAASLLNQHNNNSNCSNSSNFSTASSVGSSISVGSSNSSNHSNSNSSSSNCSNGSNSNSNDSNSSSGGGHRLSFKGTGRHVPTSGLGSSSAASSTSTSGTASGIGGIGGIISVEAPRKNRPKLSSPTRHGPQQCQICCKIFGNASALAKHKLTHSDERKYICALCSKAFKRQDHLNGHMMTHRNKKPYECKADGCGKSYCDARSLRRHSENHHAGGAATPTTSQSLSPTASSSGTSNSSGAGVATSSLSLSPATASGDASSPDGATCIRTYISTGSSVVDAATGIALSDEQIKAMNLPIKTGVTLLSPTTSTSSNASSSASSASSSLSSTGSGSGSGSGSGSGSVSGTGSGCGSVSMAPSPSSGSVITASSPTITLSDGMSLEGEGLTREQLDLISKIMQQTKQTSAQVTVSSPTSVSSYKINTNSSPSQNRPRTWNMQLLNSAQNVTVTVEDNSELLTPSSNSPVEVKEEELSPQLVGNMNPHLLNIVKLDKPVECNLCHRKFKNIPALNGHMRLHGGYYKKDPETKRSEKKDSSGPPLQTASIGVRALIEEKIISKRKDMTKGSFVVPAPPHSSGTTTTLRRSISDLESFLNPKTSTSSHTQTMTTTTGTTTAVLPAATTIKSSNGLSIQQIGLPQSIEIFSGGQKQAKTLNLGSGTNTITITTNNVPTTTTMSALTALKAGGTISGISTATNTDPKDSTLIELLKRGTRIAVTSKKSQSHGQTGSSIMMTSSGAATNAVGAVTELTTIGAGGGVQTVGRQIITNNNRTVIIPSDVQVVSTKSKLSSLSSLVKSNMTGSGTCSSGNLSLADGTPLSLTIAPNQEVTGGGGNSSGSGGVITSGGGGVYTVTYTSDGTDLFDDAEVYNVSDTEMLLQTVDSMELLNDEEIKSEHSEDFALLSEAGDSAHTQLVKLEPENGQANSGSGSVSGANTTPLPTFQQFHSKELIMQNSSQIQAIASMRGSGGGVLASPLHSPLAYPTPPSSHENMAQSSPFIEDAAAQFVDASNTFFGDKTDFSHIYFKTDEGEATIEQLNEHDNEKILKLKSVLEESSFDPSIKVEDLLNGTDDDTECDLREFAETNLSFLDEDQEFLNDSRNATSPLSESFFTSGIGSAEDVKQVLREVLPDENMQLQLSSEQQGENIIDLYYLPGLGLQSQMMPNSEDPLLSSSPREFGQQRQQLAMQTTSMQQPMEQSLQDNHNIYQQQEQQQQQQQQHPQQQQEPLQQQQSQQEQPTQQEQQQQQQHQQLLLPQQALNQAESLPAVGQQQGDFMLPLVGGHGFTQVTSQTQYIDGSQGGMGMQPLNSLLQPLLYGGATTSNGSAAAGGNESLLTTDCQMNANQGQIDTGLLFACGNTTTMTAHKSLAALVPNPPSVANLQPLSNQTNSILKRRLRSNAPQETHKFSKFHTLSPHRSKLRKPSRTHYTPAPILNPDRKGTGLYCNVRKQLGQGLFDAFDDDFGDSVGLVDFSDESKVNLGSTYQAQIPSCRPLEEASRESAAAELMWNPEVQEDEKILMRYIDLSKSSAVPMGSHSEEVALQTLLRAKGNSAAAVLSLLQTQSGAFQMKWTAYELEQFLRGLEKNGKDFGKIASELQTKSSGECVQMYYFWKKLCVDYKVTHLKMEPVVVIAPAVEKPYVCEIADCSASFSSKAALHGHVRIHAYGRSASSNTNNNNNNSSSSSNTGSSSNMQHGAASSGSGSGGNNSSSSYACATLSSGNSSSGNNASSNAAAAAAAHSSNMPQGGSNCSGHANAAIATSALSTTPKLEAGMGSATNIAIAKEGEFPCKVCGKVFNKVKSRSAHMKTHRVQEPDQKHQLNHQAGAGHLATVASSTITAPS
- the LOC120451012 gene encoding mucin-5AC isoform X5; translated protein: MAAINTVPKSIHLPLTTLSSAPRVLMCSASVGTEGSVTLQLRDANALEAAATKTAAAATSTTSPDGAASAPASTLENALTIGYPDPEMLADVLGTIQTASLKNNNSITAATSSNSSTKSTSSNHLTNPNKITITRRSVQSVSTSTHSSSISSCSSSSSNSGKSNTSYIKNCLIRSSSCSNTVTNVTTLAQIMSNSSTSSAASLLNQHNNNSNCSNSSNFSTASSVGSSISVGSSNSSNHSNSNSSSSNCSNGSNSNSNDSNSSSGGGHRLSFKGTGRHVPTSGLGSSSAASSTSTSGTASGIGGIGGIISVEAPRKNRPKLSSPTRHGPQQCQICCKIFGNASALAKHKLTHSDERKYICALCSKAFKRQDHLNGHMMTHRNKKPYECKADGCGKSYCDARSLRRHSENHHAGGAATPTTSQSLSPTASSSGTSNSSGAGVATSSLSLSPATASGDASSPDGATCIRTYISTGSSVVDAATGIALSDEQIKAMNLPIKTGVTLLSPTTSTSSNASSSASSASSSLSSTGSGSGSGSGSGSGSVSGTGSGCGSVSMAPSPSSGSVITASSPTITLSDGMSLEGEGLTREQLDLISKIMQQTKQTSAQVTVSSPTSVSSYKINTNSSPSQNRPRTWNMQLLNSAQNVTVTVEDNSELLTPSSNSPVEVKEEELSPQLVGNMNPHLLNIVKLDKPVECNLCHRKFKNIPALNGHMRLHGGYYKKDPETKRSEKKDSSGPPLQTASIGVRALIEEKIISKRKDMTKGSFVVPAPPHSSGTTTTLRRSISDLESFLNPKTSTSSHTQTMTTTTGTTTAVLPAATTIKSSNGLSIQQIGLPQSIEIFSGGQKQAKTLNLGSGTNTITITTNNVPTTTTMSALTALKAGGTISGISTATNTDPKDSTLIELLKRGTRIAVTSKKSQSHGQTGSSIMMTSSGAATNAVGAVTELTTIGAGGGVQTVGRQIITNNNRTVIIPSDVQVVSTKSKLSSLSSLVKSNMTGSGTCSSGNLSLADGTPLSLTIAPNQEVTGGGGNSSGSGGVITSGGGGVYTVTYTSDGTDLFDDAEVYNVSDTEMLLQTVDSMELLNDEEIKSEHSEDFALLSEAGDSAHTQLVKLEPENGQANSGSGSVSGANTTPLPTFQQFHSKELIMQNSSQIQAIASMRGSGGGVLASPLHSPLAYPTPPSSHENMAQSSPFIEDAAAQFVDASNTFFGDKTDFSHIYFKTDEGEATIEQLNEHDNEKILKLKSVLEESSFDPSIKVEDLLNGTDDDTECDLREFAETNLSFLDEDQEFLNDSRNATSPLSESFFTSGIGSAEDVKQVLREVLPDENMQLQLSSEQQGENIIDLYYLPGLGLQSQMMPNSEDPLLSSSPREFGQQRQQLAMQTTSMQQPMEQSLQDNHNIYQQQEQQQQQQQQHPQQQQEPLQQQQSQQEQPTQQEQQQQQQHQQLLLPQQALNQAESLPAVGQQQGDFMLPLVGGHGFTQVTSQTQYIDGSQGGMGMQPLNSLLQPLLYGGATTSNGSAAAGGNESLLTTDCQMNANQGQIDTGLLFACGNTTTMTAHKSLAALVPNPPSVANLQPLSNQTNSILKRRLRSNAPQETHKFSKFHTLSPHRSKLRKPSRTHYTPAPILNPDRKGTGLYCNVRKQLGQGLFDAFDDDFGDSVGLVDFSDESKVNLGSTYQAQIPSCRPLEEASRESAAAELMWNPEVQEDEKILMRYIDLSKSSAVPMGSHSEEVALQTLLRAKGNSAAAVLSLLQTQSGAFQMKWTAYELEQFLRGLEKNGKDFGKIASELQTKSSGECVQMYYFWKKLCVDYKVTHLKMEPVVVIAPAVEKPYVCEIADCSASLQ
- the LOC120451012 gene encoding mucin-5AC isoform X2, whose product is MAAINTVPKSIHLPLTTLSSAPRVLMCSASVGTEGSVTLQLRDANALEAAATKTAAAATSTTSPDGAASAPASTLENALTIGYPDPEMLADVLGTIQTASLKNNNSITAATSSNSSTKSTSSNHLTNPNKITITRRSVQSVSTSTHSSSISSCSSSSSNSGKSNTSYIKNCLIRSSSCSNTVTNVTTLAQIMSNSSTSSAASLLNQHNNNSNCSNSSNFSTASSVGSSISVGSSNSSNHSNSNSSSSNCSNGSNSNSNDSNSSSGGGHRLSFKGTGRHVPTSGLGSSSAASSTSTSGTASGIGGIGGIISVEAPRKNRPKLSSPTRHGPQQCQICCKIFGNASALAKHKLTHSDERKYICALCSKAFKRQDHLNGHMMTHRNKKPYECKADGCGKSYCDARSLRRHSENHHAGGAATPTTSQSLSPTASSSGTSNSSGAGVATSSLSLSPATASGDASSPDGATCIRTYISTGSSVVDAATGIALSDEQIKAMNLPIKTGVTLLSPTTSTSSNASSSASSASSSLSSTGSGSGSGSGSGSGSVSGTGSGCGSVSMAPSPSSGSVITASSPTITLSDGMSLEGEGLTREQLDLISKIMQQTKQTSAQVTVSSPTSVSSYKINTNSSPSQNRPRTWNMQLLNSAQNVTVTVEDNSELLTPSSNSPVEVKEEELSPQLVGNMNPHLLNIVKLDKPVECNLCHRKFKNIPALNGHMRLHGGYYKKDPETKRSEKKDSSGPPLQTASIGVRALIEEKIISKRKDMTKGSFVVPAPPHSSGTTTTLRRSISDLESFLNPKTSTSSHTQTMTTTTGTTTAVLPAATTIKSSNGLSIQQIGLPQSIEIFSGGQKQAKTLNLGSGTNTITITTNNVPTTTTMSALTALKAGGTISGISTATNTDPKDSTLIELLKRGTRIAVTSKKSQSHGQTGSSIMMTSSGAATNAVGAVTELTTIGAGGGVQTVGRQIITNNNRTVIIPSDVQVVSTKSKLSSLSSLVKSNMTGSGTCSSGNLSLADGTPLSLTIAPNQEVTGGGGNSSGSGGVITSGGGGVYTVTYTSDGTDLFDDAEVYNVSDTEMLLQTVDSMELLNDEEIKSEHSEDFALLSEAGDSAHTQLVKLEPENGQANSGSGSVSGANTTPLPTFQQFHSKELIMQNSSQIQAIASMRGSGGGVLASPLHSPLAYPTPPSSHENMAQSSPFIEDAAAQFVDASNTFFGDKTDFSHIYFKTDEGEATIEQLNEHDNEKILKLKSVLEESSFDPSIKVEDLLNGTDDDTECDLREFAETNLSFLDEDQEFLNDSRNATSPLSESFFTSGIGSAEDVKQVLREVLPDENMQLQLSSEQQGENIIDLYYLPGLGLQSQMMPNSEDPLLSSSPREFGQQRQQLAMQTTSMQQPMEQSLQDNHNIYQQQEQQQQQQQQHPQQQQEPLQQQQSQQEQPTQQEQQQQQQHQQLLLPQQALNQAESLPAVGQQQGDFMLPLVGGHGFTQVTSQTQYIDGSQGGMGMQPLNSLLQPLLYGGATTSNGSAAAGGNESLLTTDCQMNANQGQIDTGLLFACGNTTTMTAHKSLAALVPNPPSVANLQPLSNQTNSILKRRLRSNAPQETHKFSKFHTLSPHRSKLRKPSRTHYTPAPILNPDRKGTGLYCNVRKQLGQGLFDAFDDDFGDSVGLVDFSDESKVNLGSTYQAQIPSCRPLEEASRESAAAELMWNPEVQEDEKILMRYIDLSKSSAVPMGSHSEEVALQTLLRAKGNSAAAVLSLLQTQSGAFQMKWTAYELEQFLRGLEKNGKDFGKIASELQTKSSGECVQMYYFWKKLCVDYKVTHLKMEPVVVIAPAVEKPYVCEIADCSASFSSKAALHGHVRIHAYGRSASSNTNNNNNNSSSSSNTGSSSNMQHGAASSGSGSGGNNSSSSYACATLSSGNSSSGNNASSNAAAAAAAHSSNMPQGGSNCSGHANAAIATSALSTTPKLEAGMGSATNIAIAKEGEFPCKVCGNEESQLANRRNRN